One genomic region from Cellulomonas hominis encodes:
- a CDS encoding type II toxin-antitoxin system RelE family toxin, producing MARVVLTDEAKEDLRDLDGSARRLVLRALRKLEDSPESRGAPLGSRRTGNLTGFRKLVVGDRQYRVVYRVEEDGTVCVIWVIGSRVDEECYRLAMARLQTHATSDLAREMTSALSALWEGGRR from the coding sequence GTGGCCCGGGTCGTCCTCACCGACGAGGCGAAGGAGGACCTCCGCGACCTCGACGGTTCGGCCCGTCGCCTGGTGCTGCGTGCTCTGCGCAAGCTGGAGGACTCCCCGGAGTCGCGTGGGGCCCCGCTCGGGAGCCGGCGGACCGGCAACCTCACGGGGTTCCGCAAGCTCGTCGTGGGCGACCGGCAGTACCGCGTCGTCTACCGCGTCGAGGAGGACGGCACCGTCTGCGTCATCTGGGTCATCGGCTCGCGGGTGGACGAGGAGTGCTACCGGCTCGCCATGGCCCGGCTCCAGACCCACGCCACCAGCGACCTCGCGCGCGAGATGACGTCGGCGCTCAGCGCCCTCTGGGAGGGCGGACGCCGCTGA
- a CDS encoding thymidine phosphorylase: MSTEQFDAVDVIVTKRDGGRLSDAQIDWVIDAYTRGVVAEEQMSALNMAILLNGMDRAEIARWTAAMIASGERMDFSGLRRPTADKHSTGGVGDKITLPLAPLVAVFDVAVPQLSGRGLGHTGGTLDKLESIPGWRAALSNDEMMAQLDDVGAVICQAGSGLAPADRKLYALRDVTGTVEAIPLIASSIMSKKIAEGTGALVLDVKVGSGAFMKDLDRARELARTMVDLGTDAGVRTVALLTDMSTPLGLTAGNALEVRESVEVLAGGGPSDVVELTVALAQEMLAAAGRPDEDVRAALADGRAMDAWRRMIQAQGGDPDAPLPVAAHTEQVVAETSGVLTGLDAYAVGIAAWRLGAGRARKEDPVQAGAGVEIHAKPGDTVSAGQPLLTLHTDTPERFGRARDALAGAVTVEAGAAYAPTPLVLDRIAAV; this comes from the coding sequence GTGAGCACCGAGCAGTTCGACGCCGTCGACGTCATCGTCACCAAGCGGGACGGGGGCCGCCTCAGCGACGCCCAGATCGACTGGGTCATCGACGCGTACACCCGCGGCGTGGTCGCCGAGGAGCAGATGTCCGCCCTCAACATGGCGATCCTGCTGAACGGCATGGACCGGGCGGAGATCGCCCGGTGGACCGCCGCGATGATCGCCTCCGGCGAGCGGATGGACTTCTCGGGCCTGCGCCGCCCGACCGCCGACAAGCACTCCACCGGCGGCGTCGGCGACAAGATCACGCTGCCGCTCGCGCCGCTGGTGGCCGTGTTCGACGTGGCGGTCCCGCAGCTGTCCGGACGCGGCCTCGGCCACACCGGCGGCACGCTCGACAAGCTCGAGTCGATCCCCGGCTGGCGCGCGGCGCTGTCGAACGACGAGATGATGGCGCAGCTCGACGACGTGGGCGCCGTGATCTGCCAGGCCGGCTCCGGCCTCGCGCCCGCGGACCGCAAGCTCTACGCGCTGCGGGACGTCACCGGCACGGTCGAGGCGATCCCGCTCATCGCCTCGTCGATCATGAGCAAGAAGATCGCGGAGGGCACCGGCGCGCTCGTGCTGGACGTCAAGGTCGGCTCCGGCGCGTTCATGAAGGACCTGGACCGGGCACGCGAGCTCGCCCGCACGATGGTCGACCTCGGCACCGACGCCGGCGTCCGCACGGTCGCCCTGCTGACCGACATGTCGACCCCGCTCGGCCTCACCGCGGGCAACGCGCTCGAGGTCCGGGAGTCGGTCGAGGTGCTCGCCGGCGGCGGGCCGTCCGACGTCGTGGAGCTCACGGTCGCGCTCGCGCAGGAGATGCTCGCGGCCGCCGGCCGCCCCGACGAGGACGTGCGGGCCGCGCTCGCCGACGGCCGGGCGATGGACGCGTGGCGGCGGATGATCCAGGCGCAGGGCGGCGACCCCGACGCCCCGCTGCCGGTCGCCGCGCACACCGAGCAGGTCGTCGCGGAGACCTCCGGCGTGCTGACCGGGCTGGACGCGTACGCGGTGGGCATCGCCGCGTGGCGGCTCGGCGCCGGGCGCGCGCGCAAGGAGGACCCGGTGCAGGCCGGGGCGGGCGTGGAGATCCACGCGAAGCCGGGCGACACCGTCAGCGCCGGGCAGCCGCTGCTGACCCTGCACACGGACACCCCGGAGCGGTTCGGGCGGGCGCGGGACGCGCTGGCCGGGGCCGTGACGGTCGAGGCCGGGGCGGCGTACGCGCCGACGCCGCTGGTGCTGGACCGGATCGCCGCGGTCTGA
- a CDS encoding purine-nucleoside phosphorylase translates to MADDARLDDPTTDPLAVAADAAAFLAQATGVEKHDVALVLGSGWGGAADLLGETVAEIPAPEVPGFAAPAVVGHVGTIRSIRIAATGKHALVLGSRTHLYEGKGVRRVVHGVRTAAAAGCSTIVLTNGCGGLDPSWGPGTPVLIKDHINLTTVSPLEGATFVDLTDLYASRLRDVAHQVDPSLDEGVYVQFRGPHYETPAEVAMAGVIGGSLVGMSTTIEAIAARHVGMEVLGISLVTNLAAGVGDEPLSHEEVLEAGRAAGPRISRLLADIVGRI, encoded by the coding sequence ATGGCCGACGACGCCCGCCTCGACGACCCCACCACCGACCCGCTGGCCGTCGCCGCCGACGCCGCCGCGTTCCTCGCGCAGGCGACCGGGGTGGAGAAGCACGACGTCGCGCTGGTCCTCGGCTCCGGCTGGGGCGGCGCCGCCGACCTGCTGGGCGAGACCGTCGCGGAGATCCCCGCGCCCGAGGTCCCCGGCTTCGCGGCCCCGGCGGTGGTCGGCCACGTCGGCACCATCCGCTCCATCCGGATCGCGGCGACCGGCAAGCACGCGCTCGTCCTCGGCTCGCGCACCCACCTGTACGAGGGCAAGGGGGTGCGCCGCGTCGTGCACGGCGTCCGGACCGCCGCCGCCGCGGGGTGCTCGACGATCGTGCTGACCAACGGCTGCGGCGGCCTGGACCCGTCCTGGGGCCCCGGCACCCCGGTCCTCATCAAGGACCACATCAACCTCACGACGGTGTCTCCGCTCGAGGGCGCGACGTTCGTCGACCTGACCGACCTGTACGCCTCCCGGCTGCGCGACGTCGCGCACCAGGTGGACCCGAGCCTGGACGAGGGCGTGTACGTGCAGTTCCGCGGGCCGCACTACGAGACCCCGGCCGAGGTCGCGATGGCTGGCGTCATCGGCGGCAGCCTGGTCGGCATGTCCACGACCATCGAGGCCATCGCCGCCCGGCACGTCGGCATGGAGGTGCTCGGCATCTCGCTGGTGACCAACCTCGCGGCGGGCGTCGGCGACGAGCCGCTGTCGCACGAGGAGGTCCTCGAGGCCGGCCGCGCGGCCGGCCCGCGGATCAGCCGCCTGCTGGCGGACATCGTCGGCCGCATCTGA
- a CDS encoding type II toxin-antitoxin system Phd/YefM family antitoxin, which yields MRTDTRDIVSVSDAAKNFSRYTSEVSEGRSIVIVRNNEPTAALVPLDRMDRIDRIDELEEDLLLWGLALARTVTDSGERHELADVAAEFGVDLDEDE from the coding sequence ATGCGCACCGACACGCGCGACATCGTCAGCGTCTCCGACGCCGCCAAGAACTTCAGCCGCTACACCTCGGAGGTGTCCGAGGGCCGCAGCATCGTCATCGTGCGGAACAACGAGCCGACCGCCGCGCTCGTCCCGCTCGACCGCATGGACCGCATCGACCGGATCGACGAGCTGGAGGAGGACCTGCTGCTCTGGGGCCTGGCCCTCGCGCGCACCGTCACCGACTCCGGTGAGCGGCACGAGCTCGCCGACGTCGCCGCCGAGTTCGGCGTGGACCTCGACGAGGACGAGTAG
- a CDS encoding adenosine deaminase, whose amino-acid sequence MTVTFEQIVALPKVLLHDHLDGGVRPATVVDLAAEAGHELPTTDPEALAAWFAERADSGSLEAYLETFVHTAGVMQTADALRRVAREAVLDLAADGVVYAEERFAPELHQARGLSLQQAVDAVREGLAEGEAEAAAGGRTIRTALLLCAMRDSDRADEVAALALANRDRGVVGFDVAGPESGFPATAMAAAFAQLRKARFPVTVHAGEAAGRDSLDDAVDVGALRLGHGIRVMDDVTTSPDGTHRLGRLAHWVRDRRIALEVCPTSNVQTGGAPSIAAHPVTALLRLGFAVTVNTDNRLQSRTGLSRELHLLVTEAGWTPDDLRTVTVTAARHAFLHEDERTDLIDRVILPGHAPTAPGRHRA is encoded by the coding sequence ATGACCGTGACCTTCGAGCAGATCGTCGCGCTGCCGAAGGTCCTCCTGCACGACCACCTCGACGGCGGCGTGCGCCCGGCGACCGTCGTGGACCTCGCCGCCGAGGCCGGCCACGAGCTCCCGACGACCGACCCCGAGGCGCTGGCCGCCTGGTTCGCCGAGCGCGCCGACTCCGGCAGCCTCGAGGCGTACCTGGAGACGTTCGTGCACACCGCCGGGGTCATGCAGACCGCCGACGCGCTGCGCCGGGTGGCCCGCGAGGCCGTGCTCGACCTCGCCGCGGACGGCGTCGTCTACGCCGAGGAGCGGTTCGCGCCCGAGCTGCACCAGGCGCGCGGGCTGTCGCTCCAGCAGGCCGTGGACGCCGTCCGGGAGGGGCTGGCCGAGGGCGAGGCGGAGGCCGCCGCGGGCGGCCGGACGATCCGGACCGCGCTGCTCCTGTGCGCCATGCGGGACTCGGACCGCGCCGACGAGGTCGCCGCCCTGGCGCTGGCCAACCGGGACCGGGGGGTGGTCGGCTTCGACGTCGCCGGCCCGGAGTCCGGGTTCCCCGCCACGGCGATGGCCGCGGCGTTCGCGCAGCTGCGCAAGGCCCGGTTCCCGGTGACCGTGCACGCCGGCGAGGCCGCGGGCCGCGACTCGCTGGACGACGCCGTCGACGTCGGGGCCCTGCGCCTGGGCCACGGCATCCGCGTCATGGACGACGTCACGACCTCCCCGGACGGGACGCACCGGCTCGGCCGGCTCGCGCACTGGGTCCGGGACCGGCGGATCGCGCTCGAGGTCTGCCCGACGTCCAACGTGCAGACCGGCGGCGCCCCGTCGATCGCCGCGCACCCCGTCACCGCGCTGCTGCGGCTCGGCTTCGCGGTGACCGTCAACACCGACAACCGCCTGCAGTCCCGCACCGGCCTGAGCCGGGAGCTGCACCTGCTCGTCACCGAGGCCGGCTGGACGCCCGACGACCTGCGGACGGTCACCGTGACCGCCGCGCGCCACGCGTTCCTGCACGAGGACGAGCGCACCGACCTCATCGACCGGGTGATCCTGCCCGGCCACGCACCCACCGCACCAGGAAGGCACCGCGCATGA
- a CDS encoding phospho-sugar mutase, translating into MSEQQAAETRTGGRPALAEQVRTWIADDPDPTTAAELSALLERAEADLPDAGDTVTPEQRQAVLDVQEARDDLADRFQGLLQFGTAGLRGAIGGGPHRMNRAVVIRAASGLGAYLLGELEGVDPAPHVVVGHDARHGSADFARDTAAVLTAVGIRVTMLPPQLPTPVLAFAVRHLDADAGVMVTASHNPPQDNGYKVYLGGRVVTDSGQGAQIVPPMDGHIAAEIGHVPSVAAVPRAADGWATAGPEVEDAYVARVLGLADDSAEALAAAANLRIVLTPMHGVGGATARRVLAAAGFTDVHVVAEQAEPDPDFPTVAFPNPEEPGAIDLAVALAAQVGADLVIALDPDADRCGAAVVDPRARTHGGPGAAASDGWRMLHGDETGALLGSVAAERFGTPGTAPADDSPVLANSIVSSRLLSRIAAHAGLRHAQTLTGFKWISRVDGLVFGYEEALGYCVDPAHVRDKDGISAALTLAGLAARLKVAGRTPVDVLDDLARRHGLHLTDQLSARFTDLSQIPETMQRLREHPPVLLAGSPVMSVVDLAAGSDADRGGLPPTDGIRLLSQDDTRVIVRPSGTEPKVKCYLEVVVPVEEHASAETVGAARAAARDRLDRVRADVAAALGI; encoded by the coding sequence ATGAGCGAGCAGCAGGCCGCCGAGACCCGGACCGGCGGCAGGCCGGCGCTGGCCGAGCAGGTGCGCACGTGGATCGCGGACGACCCGGACCCGACGACGGCCGCCGAGCTGTCGGCGCTGCTGGAGCGCGCCGAGGCCGACCTGCCCGACGCCGGCGACACCGTCACCCCCGAGCAGCGGCAGGCCGTCCTCGACGTGCAGGAGGCGCGCGACGACCTCGCCGACCGGTTCCAGGGGCTGCTGCAGTTCGGCACCGCCGGGCTGCGCGGCGCGATCGGCGGCGGCCCGCACCGGATGAACCGCGCGGTCGTCATCCGGGCCGCGTCGGGGCTCGGCGCGTACCTGCTCGGCGAGCTCGAGGGCGTCGACCCGGCCCCGCACGTCGTCGTGGGCCACGACGCCCGGCACGGCTCCGCGGACTTCGCCCGGGACACCGCCGCGGTGCTGACGGCCGTCGGCATCCGGGTCACGATGCTCCCGCCGCAGCTGCCCACCCCGGTGCTCGCCTTCGCGGTGCGGCACCTCGACGCCGACGCGGGCGTCATGGTCACGGCCAGCCACAACCCGCCGCAGGACAACGGCTACAAGGTGTACCTCGGCGGCCGGGTGGTCACCGACTCCGGCCAGGGCGCGCAGATCGTCCCGCCGATGGACGGGCACATCGCCGCCGAGATCGGCCACGTGCCCTCGGTCGCCGCCGTGCCGCGCGCCGCGGACGGCTGGGCCACGGCGGGCCCGGAGGTCGAGGACGCCTACGTCGCGCGGGTGCTGGGCCTCGCGGACGACTCCGCGGAGGCGCTCGCGGCCGCCGCGAACCTGCGCATCGTGCTCACCCCGATGCACGGCGTCGGCGGCGCGACCGCCCGCCGGGTGCTGGCCGCGGCCGGGTTCACCGACGTGCACGTCGTCGCCGAGCAGGCGGAGCCGGACCCCGACTTCCCGACGGTCGCGTTCCCGAACCCCGAGGAGCCCGGCGCGATCGACCTGGCCGTCGCGCTCGCCGCGCAGGTCGGGGCCGACCTCGTCATCGCGCTCGACCCGGACGCCGACCGCTGCGGCGCCGCCGTCGTGGACCCCCGCGCCCGCACGCACGGCGGCCCCGGCGCCGCCGCGTCGGACGGCTGGCGGATGCTGCACGGCGACGAGACCGGCGCCCTGCTCGGCAGCGTCGCCGCGGAGCGGTTCGGCACGCCCGGGACCGCCCCCGCGGACGACTCCCCCGTGCTCGCGAACTCCATCGTGTCGTCCCGGCTGCTCAGCCGGATCGCCGCGCACGCCGGCCTGCGGCACGCGCAGACGCTCACCGGGTTCAAGTGGATCTCCCGGGTCGACGGCCTCGTGTTCGGCTACGAGGAGGCCCTCGGCTACTGCGTCGACCCCGCGCACGTCCGCGACAAGGACGGCATCTCGGCGGCGCTGACCCTCGCGGGCCTGGCCGCCCGGCTCAAGGTCGCCGGCCGCACCCCGGTCGACGTGCTCGACGACCTGGCCCGCCGGCACGGCCTGCACCTCACGGACCAGCTCTCGGCGCGGTTCACCGACCTGTCGCAGATCCCGGAGACGATGCAGCGCCTGCGGGAGCACCCGCCGGTGCTGCTCGCCGGGTCGCCCGTCATGTCGGTCGTCGACCTGGCCGCCGGCTCCGACGCCGACCGCGGCGGCCTCCCGCCGACCGACGGCATCCGGCTGCTGTCCCAGGACGACACCCGGGTCATCGTGCGGCCGTCCGGCACCGAGCCGAAGGTGAAGTGCTACCTCGAGGTCGTCGTGCCGGTCGAGGAGCACGCGTCCGCGGAGACCGTGGGCGCCGCGCGGGCTGCCGCCCGGGACCGGCTGGACCGGGTGCGCGCGGACGTCGCGGCGGCGCTCGGGATCTAA
- a CDS encoding NAD(P)H-quinone dehydrogenase: MVVGGGPGGYEAALVARRLGADVTVVERAGLGGSAVLTDVVPSKTLIATAEWMTIAERAPDLGIRLDIPASPADDAAPSADGDPGRRRRHSVDMAAVNARVRDLAQAQSQDIRTRLEREGVRVVIGHGRLDGPERVVVTGDDGERVLDADVVLLATGATPRTLPDARPDGERILTWTQLYHLAELPERLVVVGSGVTGAEFAGAYVSLGSQVVLVSSRDRVLPGEDADAATMLEEVFRARGMEVVGQARATAARRTDDGVVVTLADGREITGSHVLLAVGSIPSTADLGLAEAGVRTTPSGHIEVDKVSRTSARGVYAAGDVTGVLPLASVAAMQGRIAMSHALGDAVAPLKVRGVAANIFTAPEIATVGLSERALVERDAHFVTHTLPLARNPRAKMLGVRDGFVKLFAHSTAGTVLGGVVVAPRASELIFPITLAVAHGLTVDDVASAFTVYPSLSGSIAEVARVLHHTE; encoded by the coding sequence GTGGTCGTCGGCGGCGGCCCCGGCGGGTACGAGGCCGCGCTCGTGGCCCGGCGGCTCGGCGCGGACGTCACCGTCGTGGAGCGGGCGGGCCTCGGCGGCTCCGCCGTGCTGACGGACGTGGTGCCGTCCAAGACGCTCATCGCGACGGCGGAGTGGATGACGATCGCCGAGCGCGCCCCGGACCTCGGCATCCGCCTGGACATCCCCGCGTCCCCGGCCGACGACGCGGCGCCGTCCGCCGACGGGGACCCGGGCCGGCGCCGGCGGCACAGCGTGGACATGGCCGCGGTCAACGCCCGTGTGCGGGACCTGGCCCAGGCCCAGTCGCAGGACATCCGCACCCGCCTCGAGCGGGAGGGCGTCCGCGTCGTCATCGGGCACGGCCGGCTCGACGGGCCGGAGCGCGTGGTCGTCACCGGGGACGACGGCGAGCGGGTGCTCGACGCCGACGTGGTGCTGCTGGCCACCGGCGCGACGCCCCGCACGCTGCCGGACGCCCGCCCGGACGGCGAGCGGATCCTCACCTGGACGCAGCTCTACCACCTGGCGGAGCTCCCGGAGCGGCTCGTCGTGGTCGGCTCGGGCGTCACGGGCGCGGAGTTCGCGGGGGCCTACGTGTCCCTCGGGTCGCAGGTCGTGCTCGTGTCCAGCCGCGACCGGGTGCTGCCGGGGGAGGACGCCGACGCCGCGACGATGCTGGAGGAGGTGTTCCGGGCGCGCGGCATGGAGGTGGTCGGGCAGGCCCGGGCGACGGCGGCCCGCCGCACGGACGACGGGGTCGTGGTGACCCTGGCGGACGGCCGGGAGATCACCGGCTCGCACGTGCTGCTCGCCGTCGGGTCGATCCCCAGCACGGCGGACCTCGGGCTCGCGGAGGCGGGGGTGCGGACGACGCCGTCGGGGCACATCGAGGTGGACAAGGTGTCCCGGACCTCGGCGCGCGGCGTCTACGCGGCGGGCGACGTCACCGGGGTGCTGCCGCTGGCGTCCGTCGCGGCGATGCAGGGCCGGATCGCGATGTCGCACGCACTGGGCGACGCGGTCGCGCCGCTGAAGGTGCGCGGGGTCGCGGCGAACATCTTCACCGCCCCGGAGATCGCCACCGTGGGCCTCAGCGAGCGCGCGCTGGTCGAGCGGGACGCGCACTTCGTCACCCACACGCTGCCGCTGGCCCGGAACCCGCGGGCGAAGATGCTCGGCGTCCGGGACGGCTTCGTCAAGCTGTTCGCGCACTCCACGGCGGGCACGGTGCTCGGCGGGGTGGTGGTGGCGCCGCGGGCGTCCGAGCTGATCTTCCCGATCACGCTGGCCGTGGCGCACGGCCTGACGGTCGACGACGTGGCGAGCGCGTTCACGGTGTACCCGTCGCTGTCGGGCAGCATCGCCGAGGTCGCCCGGGTGCTGCACCACACCGAGTGA
- a CDS encoding ABC transporter permease encodes MSAVTATAPAAPASAAGKPLPPISYKAPIGYASVAALALLLFGILPASGRETTFTMFWPGENLEFTVPSKLTAIVLCLVALALSAWSFQAARTRRKVGIWLPAVYSVALIFALLTWAVAGKAQPLPLTSLLQGSLFLAVPLVFGALAGLLCERSGIINIAIEGQLLAGAFLAAVVATLTQSAYMGLVAAPIAGALVSALLVAFAIKYVVDQIIVGVVLNVLVVGITSYLFSTVLKDNAGTLNSPPRLPTIAIPGLSDIPVIGPVLFRQTALVYIMYIVVIVLQVLIFRSRWGLRLRAVGEHPKAADTVGIKVNRTRLRNTLLGGAVAGLGGAFFTVANGLAFGKEMTGGKGFIALAAMILGRWSPKGALAAALLFGFADNLQVVLGIIGTPIPSQIMLMTPYVVTIFAVAGLVGRVRAPAAEGVAYVK; translated from the coding sequence GTGAGCGCCGTGACCGCCACCGCCCCGGCCGCCCCGGCGTCCGCCGCGGGCAAGCCCCTGCCGCCGATCTCGTACAAGGCGCCGATCGGCTACGCCTCCGTGGCCGCGCTCGCGCTGCTGCTGTTCGGCATCCTCCCGGCCTCGGGCCGCGAGACGACCTTCACGATGTTCTGGCCGGGCGAGAACCTCGAGTTCACCGTCCCGTCCAAGCTCACGGCGATCGTGCTCTGCCTGGTCGCGCTCGCGCTGTCGGCGTGGAGCTTCCAGGCCGCCCGCACCCGCCGCAAGGTCGGCATCTGGCTGCCGGCCGTGTACTCGGTCGCGCTGATCTTCGCGCTGCTCACCTGGGCGGTCGCGGGCAAGGCCCAGCCGCTCCCGCTGACCTCGCTGCTGCAGGGCTCGCTGTTCCTCGCGGTGCCCCTGGTGTTCGGCGCCCTCGCCGGCCTGCTGTGCGAGCGGTCCGGCATCATCAACATCGCCATCGAGGGCCAGCTGCTCGCCGGGGCGTTCCTCGCCGCGGTGGTCGCGACCCTGACCCAGAGCGCCTACATGGGCCTGGTGGCCGCGCCGATCGCCGGTGCGCTGGTGTCCGCGCTGCTGGTGGCGTTCGCGATCAAGTACGTCGTCGACCAGATCATCGTCGGCGTCGTGCTCAACGTGCTCGTCGTCGGCATCACGAGCTACCTGTTCTCCACGGTGCTCAAGGACAACGCGGGGACGCTGAACTCCCCGCCGCGCCTGCCGACGATCGCGATCCCCGGGCTGTCCGACATCCCGGTCATCGGCCCGGTGCTGTTCCGGCAGACGGCGCTCGTGTACATCATGTACATCGTCGTGATCGTGCTGCAGGTGCTGATCTTCCGCAGCCGCTGGGGCCTGCGCCTGCGGGCCGTCGGCGAGCACCCGAAGGCCGCGGACACCGTCGGCATCAAGGTCAACCGCACCCGGCTGCGCAACACCCTGCTCGGCGGCGCGGTCGCCGGGCTCGGCGGCGCGTTCTTCACGGTCGCGAACGGCCTGGCCTTCGGCAAGGAGATGACCGGCGGGAAGGGCTTCATCGCCCTCGCCGCGATGATCCTCGGCCGGTGGAGCCCCAAGGGCGCCCTGGCCGCGGCCCTGCTGTTCGGCTTCGCGGACAACCTGCAGGTCGTGCTGGGCATCATCGGCACGCCGATCCCGAGCCAGATCATGCTCATGACCCCGTACGTCGTGACCATCTTCGCCGTGGCCGGCCTCGTCGGCCGCGTGCGGGCCCCCGCCGCGGAGGGCGTCGCGTACGTGAAGTGA
- a CDS encoding cytidine deaminase, which produces MPEIDWDALRAAATEVMHRAYVPYSKFPVGVAALVDDGRIVTGCNVENASYGLTLCAECALVSGLHVSGGGRLVAFACVDAHGNALMPCGRCRQLLWEHGGPDLLVDTVSGIKPMTEVLPDAFGPADLVERKSQS; this is translated from the coding sequence ATGCCCGAGATCGACTGGGACGCCCTGCGCGCCGCGGCCACCGAGGTGATGCACCGCGCGTACGTGCCGTACTCGAAGTTCCCCGTGGGCGTCGCCGCCCTGGTGGACGACGGCCGCATCGTGACCGGCTGCAACGTCGAGAACGCGTCCTACGGCCTGACCCTGTGCGCCGAGTGCGCGCTGGTGTCCGGCCTGCACGTGTCCGGCGGCGGGCGCCTCGTGGCGTTCGCCTGCGTGGACGCCCACGGCAACGCCCTGATGCCGTGCGGCCGGTGCCGCCAGCTCCTGTGGGAGCACGGCGGCCCGGACCTGCTCGTCGACACGGTGAGCGGGATCAAGCCGATGACCGAGGTCCTGCCCGACGCGTTCGGGCCCGCGGACCTGGTCGAGAGGAAGTCGCAGTCGTGA
- the deoC gene encoding deoxyribose-phosphate aldolase — translation MSASLDAAGLAKFVDHTLLKPEATRADVEALIAEGAELGVYSVCVSPSFLPLDARGLKVATVCGFPSGKHHSDVKAAEAARSVADGADEVDMVIDVGAAKEGRFADVQADIAAVRVAAPAPTVLKVIIESAALSDHEIVEVCRAAEAAGADFVKTSTGFHPAGGASVHAVEVMAATVGGRLGVKASGGIRTTADALAMIEAGATRLGLSGTAAVLGGFEADGGY, via the coding sequence ATGAGCGCCTCGTTGGACGCCGCAGGACTGGCGAAGTTCGTCGACCACACGCTGCTGAAGCCGGAGGCCACCCGGGCCGACGTCGAGGCGCTGATCGCGGAGGGCGCCGAGCTGGGCGTCTACTCCGTGTGCGTCTCGCCGTCGTTCCTGCCGCTGGACGCCCGCGGCCTCAAGGTCGCCACGGTGTGCGGCTTCCCGTCCGGCAAGCACCACAGCGACGTCAAGGCCGCCGAGGCCGCCCGGTCCGTCGCGGACGGCGCGGACGAGGTCGACATGGTCATCGACGTCGGCGCCGCCAAGGAGGGCCGGTTCGCCGACGTGCAGGCCGACATCGCCGCCGTGCGCGTCGCCGCGCCCGCGCCGACCGTGCTCAAGGTCATCATCGAGTCCGCCGCGCTGAGCGACCACGAGATCGTCGAGGTGTGCCGCGCCGCCGAGGCCGCGGGCGCCGACTTCGTCAAGACCTCCACCGGCTTCCACCCGGCGGGCGGCGCGTCCGTGCACGCCGTGGAGGTCATGGCCGCGACCGTCGGCGGACGCCTCGGCGTCAAGGCGTCGGGCGGCATCCGGACGACGGCCGACGCGCTCGCGATGATCGAGGCCGGCGCGACCCGGCTCGGGCTGTCCGGGACCGCGGCCGTGCTCGGCGGGTTCGAGGCGGACGGCGGGTACTGA